A region of Roseobacter litoralis Och 149 DNA encodes the following proteins:
- a CDS encoding 4-(cytidine 5'-diphospho)-2-C-methyl-D-erythritol kinase — translation MATPQIVEVFAPAKINLTLQVTGQRADGYHLLDSLVTFADVGDVLRIEIGDAFEMITQGPEAETVPDGPENLVLRAAALLEGAPKAVFTLTKNLPVASGIGGGSADAAAAFRGLSAATPGYDPKADDVLERLLVLGADIPMCLASTTARIEGIGEIISPVGHLPTLHAVLINPRVAVPTPAVFKAMKQRTNPPMPDIPPVFSGVSDCIEWLRAQRNDMQEAATALEPAIAAVQSALEGHRACQLARMSGSGATCFGLFETAQAAQLAARELSRTYPQWWIRAAQLGSQSDRAAPCFS, via the coding sequence ATGGCAACGCCGCAGATCGTTGAGGTCTTTGCCCCGGCGAAAATCAACCTCACCCTTCAAGTGACCGGGCAGCGCGCGGATGGGTATCACCTGCTTGATAGTCTGGTCACCTTTGCAGATGTGGGGGATGTGCTGCGCATCGAAATCGGCGACGCCTTCGAGATGATAACCCAAGGGCCCGAAGCAGAGACCGTGCCGGATGGGCCCGAAAACCTCGTCTTGAGAGCTGCGGCGCTGCTGGAGGGGGCGCCAAAGGCTGTCTTTACCCTGACGAAAAACCTGCCCGTGGCTTCGGGTATTGGTGGCGGGTCCGCGGATGCTGCCGCCGCCTTTCGCGGGTTGAGTGCTGCAACGCCGGGCTATGATCCGAAGGCCGATGATGTTCTGGAACGGCTTCTGGTGCTCGGGGCGGATATTCCGATGTGTCTGGCGTCAACAACGGCCCGGATCGAGGGCATAGGTGAAATCATCTCCCCCGTGGGGCACCTTCCGACCCTGCACGCGGTGCTGATCAACCCCCGCGTCGCCGTCCCAACCCCGGCCGTTTTCAAAGCGATGAAACAGCGGACCAACCCGCCAATGCCTGATATCCCGCCCGTATTTTCTGGGGTGAGCGACTGTATCGAATGGCTGCGCGCGCAACGCAATGACATGCAAGAAGCCGCGACCGCGCTGGAGCCTGCCATCGCAGCCGTTCAATCAGCGCTTGAGGGGCACAGGGCGTGTCAATTGGCGCGGATGTCCGGCTCAGGCGCGACCTGCTTTGGACTGTTTGAAACCGCGCAGGCGGCGCAGCTGGCGGCCCGTGAGCTGTCCCGTACTTATCCGCAGTGGTGGATCAGGGCGGCGCAGTTGGGTTCGCAAAGCGACCGCGCGGCACCGTGTTTCAGTTGA
- the phbB gene encoding acetoacetyl-CoA reductase — protein MSRVALVTGGSRGIGSAISNALKDAGYAVAATYAGNDEAAAKFTAETGIKTYKWNVADYEASKNGIAQVEADLGPIDVVVANAGITRDAPFHKMTPEQWQEVIDTNLTGVFNTVHPVWPGMRERKFGRVIVISSINGQKGQFAQVNYAATKAGDLGIVKSLAQEGARAGITANAICPGYIATEMVMAIPEKVRDSIIAGIPAGRLGEPEEIARCVAFLASDDAGFINGSTISANGAQFFV, from the coding sequence ATGTCCCGTGTTGCACTTGTCACCGGAGGAAGCCGAGGAATCGGATCCGCAATTTCAAACGCGTTGAAAGATGCAGGATACGCCGTCGCAGCAACCTATGCCGGCAATGACGAAGCCGCCGCGAAATTCACTGCCGAAACAGGCATCAAGACATACAAATGGAATGTTGCCGACTACGAGGCGAGCAAGAATGGTATCGCACAAGTCGAAGCTGACCTTGGCCCGATTGACGTGGTGGTCGCGAATGCAGGTATCACCCGCGACGCGCCCTTCCACAAAATGACCCCTGAGCAATGGCAGGAAGTCATCGACACGAACCTCACCGGTGTTTTCAATACCGTGCACCCGGTCTGGCCCGGCATGCGCGAGCGCAAGTTTGGCCGTGTGATCGTGATCAGCTCGATCAATGGCCAGAAGGGTCAGTTTGCACAGGTCAACTACGCCGCAACAAAAGCCGGTGATCTGGGCATTGTTAAATCACTGGCACAGGAAGGCGCGCGCGCAGGCATCACCGCCAATGCGATCTGCCCGGGCTACATTGCGACCGAAATGGTCATGGCAATCCCCGAAAAAGTGCGTGACAGCATTATTGCAGGCATTCCGGCTGGACGTTTGGGCGAACCCGAAGAAATTGCGCGCTGCGTGGCGTTCCTCGCATCAGATGATGCAGGCTTCATCAACGGCTCAACCATTTCCGCAAATGGTGCTCAGTTCTTCGTCTGA
- a CDS encoding transcriptional regulator GcvA: MSDRLPPLTALRAFDAAARHMSFAKAADELSVTPAALSFQIKSLEAHLGAPLFRRLNRAVELTEAGQVLAPGAADGFATLTVAWRAAQRLQDEQTLTVTAGPAFTAKWLAPRLYEFAHTHPEVELRFSASLKIVDFARDAVDVAVRFGRRVDPELWALPLAEEWVAPVMTPALAQKYPTPESLTKAPLIFDDSINFLQPAPDWAAWFRTMGIDYKPDHGPRFSQADHAIDAALAGVGVVLGRRALVVKDIDEGRLVLPFPRAVSTGARFHFLCTRGSEDRPQVRAFREWIVAEIAKTAYITQGLEIVPIS, translated from the coding sequence ATGAGTGATCGCCTACCTCCCCTCACGGCACTTCGGGCCTTTGATGCAGCGGCAAGACATATGTCTTTTGCCAAGGCCGCCGATGAGCTATCGGTGACGCCCGCCGCCCTGAGTTTTCAGATCAAGTCACTTGAGGCACATCTGGGCGCGCCATTGTTTCGACGCCTCAACCGGGCTGTTGAGTTAACCGAGGCCGGGCAGGTGCTTGCGCCTGGTGCGGCTGATGGGTTTGCCACGCTGACTGTGGCGTGGCGTGCGGCGCAACGCCTGCAGGACGAACAAACCCTGACGGTCACTGCAGGCCCCGCCTTCACCGCCAAATGGCTTGCGCCGCGCCTGTATGAATTTGCGCACACGCATCCCGAGGTCGAACTGCGCTTCTCTGCCTCCCTCAAAATCGTGGACTTTGCTCGGGACGCTGTAGATGTTGCTGTGCGTTTTGGTCGGCGGGTTGATCCCGAGCTTTGGGCCCTTCCACTTGCCGAAGAATGGGTTGCACCCGTCATGACACCGGCTTTGGCGCAGAAATACCCAACCCCCGAAAGCCTGACAAAGGCACCTCTGATTTTCGACGACTCGATCAATTTCTTGCAGCCCGCTCCGGATTGGGCGGCATGGTTCCGCACAATGGGCATCGATTACAAGCCAGATCACGGTCCACGCTTCAGTCAGGCGGATCACGCAATTGATGCCGCTCTGGCGGGTGTTGGTGTGGTCCTGGGGCGTCGCGCGTTGGTGGTAAAGGATATTGACGAAGGTCGGCTGGTGTTGCCCTTTCCGCGCGCCGTCAGCACGGGTGCACGGTTTCATTTCCTGTGTACGCGCGGTTCCGAAGACAGGCCGCAAGTGCGTGCATTTCGCGAATGGATTGTCGCGGAGATCGCAAAAACCGCATATATAACTCAAGGGTTGGAGATTGTACCCATCTCCTGA
- a CDS encoding YdcH family protein has translation MSVTAHVEQLRKKHESLSDAVEAAQRAPGSDNLDVADLKKQKLRLKEEITRLSS, from the coding sequence ATGAGCGTAACTGCACATGTTGAACAGCTGAGAAAGAAACATGAGTCTCTGAGTGATGCTGTCGAAGCAGCCCAGCGTGCACCAGGTAGCGATAATCTTGATGTCGCCGACCTCAAAAAACAAAAACTTCGTCTCAAAGAAGAAATCACCCGACTGTCAAGCTAG
- a CDS encoding acetyl-CoA C-acetyltransferase: protein MTNVVIASAARTAVGSFGGSFATTPAHDLGAAMLKEVVARAGVDPSEVSETILGQVLTAAQGQNPARQAHINAGLPQESSAWTINQVCGSGLRTVALAAQHIQLGDASIVAAGGQENMTLSPHAASLRAGHKMGDMKYIDTMIRDGLWDAFNGYHMGQTAENVAEKWQISREQQDEFAVASQNKAEAAQKAGKFDDEIFAYTISTRKGDIVVDKDEYIRHGATMEAMQKLRPAFTKDGSVTAANASGLNDGAAGALLMSVDEAAKRGIEPLARVASYATVGLDPSIMGAGPIFASRKALEKAGWKAEDLDLVEANEAFAAQACAVNKDMGWDPAVVNVNGGAIAIGHPIGASGARILNTLLFEMKRRDAKKGLATLCIGGGMGVAMCLERD, encoded by the coding sequence ATGACGAACGTCGTAATCGCCTCCGCCGCAAGAACTGCCGTCGGCAGCTTTGGCGGGTCATTCGCTACCACTCCGGCTCATGATCTCGGAGCAGCAATGCTCAAAGAAGTCGTGGCGCGCGCGGGCGTCGATCCTTCGGAAGTATCCGAAACGATCCTCGGTCAGGTGCTGACGGCTGCTCAGGGGCAGAACCCGGCGCGGCAGGCGCATATCAACGCGGGTCTGCCACAAGAAAGCTCGGCCTGGACGATCAATCAGGTTTGTGGTTCCGGTTTGCGCACCGTTGCCCTTGCCGCTCAGCACATCCAATTGGGCGATGCCTCGATTGTTGCCGCGGGCGGTCAGGAAAACATGACACTGTCCCCCCATGCCGCCTCGCTGCGCGCAGGCCACAAGATGGGCGACATGAAATATATCGACACGATGATTCGTGACGGGCTGTGGGATGCGTTCAACGGCTACCACATGGGTCAAACCGCCGAAAACGTCGCTGAAAAATGGCAGATCAGCCGTGAACAGCAGGATGAATTTGCGGTTGCCTCCCAAAACAAGGCAGAGGCAGCTCAAAAGGCCGGTAAATTTGACGACGAAATCTTCGCCTATACCATCAGCACGCGCAAAGGCGACATCGTCGTCGACAAAGACGAATACATCCGCCATGGCGCCACGATGGAAGCCATGCAAAAGCTGCGCCCTGCCTTTACAAAAGACGGCTCAGTTACCGCGGCGAACGCTTCGGGCCTGAACGATGGCGCAGCCGGTGCGTTGCTTATGTCTGTCGATGAGGCCGCAAAGCGCGGCATCGAACCTCTCGCGCGCGTTGCAAGCTATGCGACTGTGGGCCTCGACCCGTCGATCATGGGCGCAGGACCCATCTTTGCCAGCCGCAAAGCGTTGGAAAAGGCCGGCTGGAAAGCAGAAGACCTAGACCTTGTCGAGGCCAACGAAGCCTTTGCCGCGCAAGCCTGTGCGGTCAACAAAGACATGGGCTGGGACCCTGCCGTGGTAAACGTCAACGGTGGCGCCATCGCCATCGGGCACCCCATCGGTGCGTCCGGTGCGCGCATTCTCAACACGCTGCTGTTCGAAATGAAACGCCGCGACGCCAAGAAAGGTCTCGCGACACTGTGCATCGGCGGCGGTATGGGCGTTGCCATGTGCCTTGAGCGCGACTGA
- a CDS encoding tRNA1(Val) (adenine(37)-N6)-methyltransferase: MSEIHTRDAFLGGKLHLLQPKKGYRAGVDPVLLAATVAATAGDRVLDLGCGVGAAALCLGARVPGLVLTGVERQPLYADLAQRNGGSTFEVVTADIVDLPLHIRERQFDHVLANPPYYKRSDSRAAHDADRETALGEETPLADWIKIAAKRLAPKGYAHFIHRVERLPEILTEMGKRLGSIEVLPLSPRTGRMPELVIVRGRKNGRGAFRLHTPLILHEGSRHEKDADTYVPRVKAVLRDGAALTF; the protein is encoded by the coding sequence GTGAGCGAAATCCATACCAGAGACGCGTTTTTGGGTGGGAAATTGCACCTCTTGCAGCCCAAAAAGGGATACCGCGCGGGTGTGGATCCCGTTTTGCTGGCGGCTACGGTTGCGGCAACGGCCGGTGACCGGGTTCTGGATCTGGGTTGTGGCGTCGGGGCTGCGGCGCTTTGTCTTGGGGCGCGGGTTCCGGGGCTTGTCCTGACCGGTGTTGAGCGTCAGCCACTCTATGCAGATCTGGCGCAGCGCAATGGCGGGTCCACGTTCGAAGTTGTCACAGCGGATATCGTTGACCTGCCGCTGCATATCCGGGAACGCCAGTTCGACCATGTTCTTGCCAATCCGCCCTATTACAAACGCAGCGACAGTCGCGCAGCACATGATGCCGATCGCGAAACCGCGCTGGGGGAAGAAACACCTTTGGCAGACTGGATTAAAATTGCGGCCAAGAGGCTCGCGCCAAAAGGGTATGCGCATTTTATTCACCGGGTTGAGCGGCTGCCAGAAATACTGACCGAGATGGGGAAGCGCCTTGGCTCTATCGAAGTACTGCCTCTGTCGCCGCGCACGGGCCGGATGCCGGAACTTGTGATCGTGCGGGGGCGCAAGAATGGACGGGGCGCATTCAGACTGCACACGCCTTTGATTCTTCACGAAGGGTCACGTCATGAGAAAGACGCTGACACTTACGTGCCTCGGGTTAAAGCAGTCTTGCGCGACGGTGCCGCACTTACATTCTAG
- a CDS encoding DUF2007 domain-containing protein, whose translation MKELLRSTDPTIIAFATALLQGEDIDCFEMDVNMSILEGGIGIFPRRLMVRTNDHFAATRVLTDNDIPLGL comes from the coding sequence ATGAAAGAGCTTTTGCGCAGCACAGACCCGACCATCATCGCGTTCGCGACCGCCCTCTTACAAGGGGAGGATATAGACTGCTTTGAAATGGACGTAAACATGAGCATTCTTGAAGGTGGCATCGGAATTTTCCCACGCAGATTAATGGTGCGCACAAACGATCACTTCGCTGCGACACGGGTTTTGACGGATAACGATATCCCATTGGGATTGTGA
- a CDS encoding polyprenyl synthetase family protein, which translates to MSRTENAQKPHDRMAAYLESDMAAVNTLIRERMASKHAPRIPEVTAHLVDAGGKRLRPMLTLATAHLCGYDGPFHINLAATVEFIHTATLLHDDVVDESGQRRGRPTANLLWDNKSSVLVGDYLFSRSFQLMVETGSLRVLDILANASATIAEGEVLQLTASQNLATTEEIYLQVVRGKTAALFSAATEVGGVIAGAPDDQVAALFEYGDALGVAFQIVDDLLDFQGDAGAIGKNIGDDFRERKLTMPLIKAVAKADAEERAFWVRTIEKGKQEESDLQHAIDLLHKHAALFDTSVVARAEAARAKAALAPLPAHPVKDMLVDLADYVVERIN; encoded by the coding sequence ATGTCAAGAACCGAAAACGCGCAGAAGCCACATGACCGCATGGCGGCCTATCTGGAAAGCGATATGGCAGCGGTGAACACACTTATTCGTGAGCGCATGGCGTCAAAACACGCCCCACGGATTCCCGAAGTCACAGCCCATCTGGTTGATGCCGGTGGCAAACGCCTTCGGCCCATGCTCACGCTGGCGACTGCGCATCTGTGTGGCTATGACGGCCCGTTTCACATCAACCTTGCTGCGACTGTCGAGTTTATCCATACGGCAACGCTTTTGCATGATGATGTGGTCGATGAAAGTGGCCAGCGACGGGGTCGGCCCACGGCGAACCTGCTGTGGGACAATAAATCCTCTGTGCTGGTGGGGGATTATCTGTTTTCCCGCAGTTTTCAGCTGATGGTCGAAACCGGGTCGCTGCGCGTATTGGACATCCTCGCCAATGCCTCTGCGACGATTGCAGAAGGTGAGGTTTTGCAACTCACCGCCAGCCAGAATCTGGCCACCACCGAAGAGATCTATTTGCAGGTTGTGCGTGGCAAGACGGCCGCGCTGTTTTCGGCGGCAACCGAAGTGGGCGGGGTCATCGCCGGCGCGCCTGACGATCAGGTGGCAGCCCTTTTTGAATATGGCGACGCACTTGGGGTTGCCTTTCAAATCGTTGACGATCTGCTTGATTTTCAAGGGGATGCCGGGGCAATCGGCAAAAACATCGGCGATGATTTCCGCGAGCGCAAACTGACCATGCCACTGATCAAGGCGGTCGCCAAAGCGGATGCAGAGGAGCGCGCCTTTTGGGTGCGTACGATTGAAAAGGGCAAACAGGAAGAGAGCGATCTGCAACACGCAATTGACCTGTTGCACAAGCACGCAGCGCTTTTTGACACAAGTGTCGTGGCCCGTGCAGAGGCCGCGCGCGCAAAAGCAGCCCTTGCCCCCTTGCCCGCACATCCGGTCAAGGACATGCTGGTCGATCTGGCCGACTATGTGGTTGAGCGCATCAACTGA